Proteins encoded together in one Musa acuminata AAA Group cultivar baxijiao chromosome BXJ3-6, Cavendish_Baxijiao_AAA, whole genome shotgun sequence window:
- the LOC135640375 gene encoding stearoyl-[acyl-carrier-protein] 9-desaturase, chloroplastic-like, whose translation MALRLSPSCFLHGCGPKSSTVVLLPPFPSSYKPGHFAMLAGINKKKKKKNVVRAISPEKLEVVKSMEGWMEDNVLTFLKPVESSWQPQDFLPDPSGEGFLDGIKEIRERAAEIPDAYYVCLVGNMITEEALPTYENVLNTFDGTRDETGASMTAWARWTRKWTAEENRHGDVLNKYLFLSGRLNMRQIEKTIQYLIGSGMMIEADNDPYRGFVYTSFQERATFISHGNTARKAKEHGDVLLAKICGLIAADEKRHEMAYTKIVEKLFEVDPEATMLALADMMRKRIKMPARFMFDGQERDIFRHYSSVAQRLGVYTSKDYGDVVEFFVERWKVGEVTGLSGEGRRAQDYVCSQTSRLRKTEERAQERAEKKTSMVPFSWIFNREVEI comes from the exons ATGGCCTTAAGGTTGAGCCCTTCTTGTTTCCTTCATGGCTGCGGTCCAAAGTCTTCCACTGTTGTGTTACTTCCCCCTTTTCCTTCCTCCTATAAACCCGGCCACTTTGCCATGCTTGCCGG gatcaacaagaagaagaagaagaagaatgttgTACGTGCCATTAGTCCGGAAAAGCTTGAGGTCGTTAAATCTATGGAAGGATGGATGGAGGATAACGTGTTGACGTTCCTGAAGCCGGTGGAGAGCTCATGGCAGCCTCAGGATTTCCTGCCGGATCCTTCGGGGGAAGGCTTCTTGGATGGGATAAAGGAGATCCGTGAGCGGGCGGCAGAGATCCCCGACGCGTACTATGTCTGCCTCGTCGGCAACATGATCACCGAAGAAGCTCTGCCCACTTACGAGAACGTCCTCAACACTTTCGACGGCACCCGGGACGAAACCGGGGCGAGCATGACGGCGTGGGCGAGGTGGACGAGGAAGTGGACGGCGGAAGAAAACCGCCACGGCGACGTCCTGAACAAGTACCTGTTCTTGAGCGGGAGGTTGAACATGCGGCAGATCGAGAAGACGATACAGTACTTGATCGGATCGGGCATG ATGATAGAGGCAGACAACGATCCGTATCGTGGCTTCGTCTACACGTCCTTCCAAGAGAGGGCAACCTTCATCTCCCACGGAAACACAGCAAGGAAAGCCAAGGAGCACGGCGACGTGCTGCTGGCGAAGATCTGTGGGCTGATCGCCGCCGACGAGAAGCGCCACGAGATGGCGTACACGAAGATCGTGGAGAAGCTGTTCGAGGTCGATCCGGAGGCGACCATGTTGGCGTTGGCGGACATGATGAGGAAGAGGATCAAAATGCCTGCTCGGTTCATGTTCGATGGGCAGGAACGGGACATCTTCCGCCACTACTCCTCCGTCGCGCAGCGGCTCGGGGTGTATACCAGCAAGGACTACGGGGACGTGGTGGAGTTCTTCGTGGAGAGGTGGAAGGTTGGGGAAGTGACGGGGTTGTCGGGGGAGGGGAGACGGGCTCAGGACTACGTCTGCAGTCAGACCAGCAGGCTTCGCAAGACGGAAGAGAGAGCTCAGGAACGGGCGGAGAAGAAGACCAGCATGGTGCCCTTCAGTTGGATCTTTAACAGAGAAGTTGAGATTTAA
- the LOC103986639 gene encoding uncharacterized protein LOC103986639 isoform X2 → MLVFGCTGGGWCAAHTLGSAASAMASSPFLRIAPTLHLRCCCRKFWCEEPKEGTTNGWTRRRSTSAAQRSPDVVEVEYADLNLKNFYGAAPNLGHIRIRQHVNPLSSSFATPVEIPVWKEVFRDPSLPLMVDIGSGSGRFLIWLAKNCPERRNYLGLEIRQKLVERSQFWVEELGLANIHFMFANATVSFEPLVSTYPGPLMLVSILCPDPHFKKRHHKRRVVQASLVDSISKRLSIGGQVFVQSDVLELAFDMRNQFDARLDVFEHVDTIDNNFLCDTQGWVLHNPMGIRTEREIHAELEGARIYRRIYQKQKHCV, encoded by the exons ATGCTGGTCTTCGGGTGTACCGGCGGCGGCTGGTGCGCTGCACATACCTTGGGATCGGCGGCTTCGGCCATGGCTTCCTCCCCGTTTCTTCGCATCGCCCCGACCCTTCACCTCCGATGCTGTTGCAGGAAATTCTGGTGCGAAGAGCCCAAGGAGGGCACGACGAATGGGTGGACGAGGAGGAGGTCGACGAGTGCGGCGCAGCGGAGCCCCGACGTGGTTGAGGTGGAGTACGCTGACCTCAACCTCAAGAATTTCTACGGCGCCGCTCCTAAT TTAGGTCACATTCGGATTCGACAACATGTGAATCCCCTCAGTTCTTCTTTCGCT ACACCAGTGGAGATTCCGGTATGGAAGGAAGTTTTCAGGGATCCGTCGCTCCCGTTGATGGTGGATATTGGTAGTG GCAGTGGTAGATTCCTTATCTGGCTTGCTAAAAATTGCCCCGAAAGAAGAAATTATCTGGGGCTGGAGATACGTCAAAAG CTAGTGGAGCGGTCACAGTTCTGGGTCGAAGAATTGGGTCTTGCAAACAT TCATTTTATGTTTGCCAACGCCACGGTATCCTTCGAGCCACTGGTTTCCACCTATCCTGGACCTCTTATGCTGGTCTCCATACTG TGCCCGGACCCTCATTTCAAGAAAAGGCATCACAAAAGAAGAGTTGTACAGGCGAGCTTAGTTGATTCCATCTCAAAAAGGTTGAGCATTGGAGGGCAG GTCTTTGTGCAATCAGATGTGCTTGAATTGGCATTCGACATGAGGAACCAGTTTGATGCTCGTTTGGATGTATTCGAGCATGTCGATACCATTGACAACAATTTTTTATGTGACACCCAAGGATGGGTGCTGCACAACCCCATGGGTATACGAACAGAAAGAGAGATACATGCAGAGCTAGAAGGTGCTAGAATCTACAGAAGGATATACCAAAAACAAAAGCATTGTGTTTAG
- the LOC103986639 gene encoding uncharacterized protein LOC103986639 isoform X1, which yields MLVFGCTGGGWCAAHTLGSAASAMASSPFLRIAPTLHLRCCCRKFWCEEPKEGTTNGWTRRRSTSAAQRSPDVVEVEYADLNLKNFYGAAPNLGHIRIRQHVNPLSSSFATPVEIPVWKEVFRDPSLPLMVDIGSGSGRFLIWLAKNCPERRNYLGLEIRQKLVERSQFWVEELGLANISHFMFANATVSFEPLVSTYPGPLMLVSILCPDPHFKKRHHKRRVVQASLVDSISKRLSIGGQVFVQSDVLELAFDMRNQFDARLDVFEHVDTIDNNFLCDTQGWVLHNPMGIRTEREIHAELEGARIYRRIYQKQKHCV from the exons ATGCTGGTCTTCGGGTGTACCGGCGGCGGCTGGTGCGCTGCACATACCTTGGGATCGGCGGCTTCGGCCATGGCTTCCTCCCCGTTTCTTCGCATCGCCCCGACCCTTCACCTCCGATGCTGTTGCAGGAAATTCTGGTGCGAAGAGCCCAAGGAGGGCACGACGAATGGGTGGACGAGGAGGAGGTCGACGAGTGCGGCGCAGCGGAGCCCCGACGTGGTTGAGGTGGAGTACGCTGACCTCAACCTCAAGAATTTCTACGGCGCCGCTCCTAAT TTAGGTCACATTCGGATTCGACAACATGTGAATCCCCTCAGTTCTTCTTTCGCT ACACCAGTGGAGATTCCGGTATGGAAGGAAGTTTTCAGGGATCCGTCGCTCCCGTTGATGGTGGATATTGGTAGTG GCAGTGGTAGATTCCTTATCTGGCTTGCTAAAAATTGCCCCGAAAGAAGAAATTATCTGGGGCTGGAGATACGTCAAAAG CTAGTGGAGCGGTCACAGTTCTGGGTCGAAGAATTGGGTCTTGCAAACAT CAGTCATTTTATGTTTGCCAACGCCACGGTATCCTTCGAGCCACTGGTTTCCACCTATCCTGGACCTCTTATGCTGGTCTCCATACTG TGCCCGGACCCTCATTTCAAGAAAAGGCATCACAAAAGAAGAGTTGTACAGGCGAGCTTAGTTGATTCCATCTCAAAAAGGTTGAGCATTGGAGGGCAG GTCTTTGTGCAATCAGATGTGCTTGAATTGGCATTCGACATGAGGAACCAGTTTGATGCTCGTTTGGATGTATTCGAGCATGTCGATACCATTGACAACAATTTTTTATGTGACACCCAAGGATGGGTGCTGCACAACCCCATGGGTATACGAACAGAAAGAGAGATACATGCAGAGCTAGAAGGTGCTAGAATCTACAGAAGGATATACCAAAAACAAAAGCATTGTGTTTAG
- the LOC135585670 gene encoding uncharacterized protein LOC135585670, producing the protein MASGDIKGFYRQKKKHQKGGISKSASASKKKKPSKSGGGATLGATDPQTPALFAHGAFDLTDDYGEDEERLRQFDMDMRYGPCIGLTRLQRWERASSMGLHPPADLRNLLTRASGPKSPDLECLWEGRV; encoded by the exons atggcgtcGGGCGACATCAAGGGTTTCTACCGGCAAAAGAAGAAACATCAGAAGGGCGGCATCAGCAAATCCGCCTCCGCCTCGAAGAAGAAGAAACCTAGCAAATCAGGCGGTGGCGCCACTTTGGGGGCCACCGATCCTCAGACACCGGCTCTCTTTGCGCATGGCGCGTTTGATCTCACAG ATGACTATGGCGAGGACGAGGAGAGGCTGAGGCAGTTCGACATGGACATGAGGTACGGCCCCTGCATTGGTCTGACGCGTCTCCAACGCTGGGAGCGAGCCTCTTCCATGGGCCTCCACCCCCCAGCCGACCTCCGCAACCTCCTTACTCGTGcgtccgggcccaagtcccccgaTCTGGAGTGCCTCTGGGAGGGGCGTGTCTAA